A region from the Sorex araneus isolate mSorAra2 chromosome 6, mSorAra2.pri, whole genome shotgun sequence genome encodes:
- the LOC101553725 gene encoding glutathione S-transferase P: protein MPPYTIVYFPVRGRCEATRMLLADQGQSWKEEVVSRETWMQGTLKASCLYGQLPKFQDGDLTLYQSNAILRHLGRSLGLYGKDAREAALVDVANDGVEDLRCKYASLIYTNYEAGKADYVKELPGRLKPFETLLAQNQGGQAFLVGDQISFADYNLLDLLLIHQVLAPGCLDSLPLLKAYVDRLSARPKLKAFLASPEHLNLPINGNGKQ from the exons A TGCCACCCTACACCATCGTCTACTTCCCTGTGCGAG GGCGCTGCGAGGCCACGCGCATGCTGCTGGCTGACCAGGGCcagagctggaaggaggaggtggtgtCCAGGGAGACCTGGATGCAGGGCACACTCAAGGCCTCGTGT CTGTACGGGCAGCTCCCCAAGTTCCAGGATGGAGACCTGACGCTGTACCAGTCCAACGCCATCCTGCGGCACCTGGGCCGCTCTCTGg GGCTCTACGGGAAGGACGCACGTGAGGCCGCCCTGGTGGACGTGGCCAACGACGGCGTGGAGGACCTCCGCTGCAAGTACGCCTCCCTCATCTACACCAACTAC GAGGCCGGCAAGGCCGACTACGTGAAGGAGCTGCCCGGGCGCCTGAAGCCGTTTGAGACGCTGCTGGCCCAGAACCAGGGTGGCCAGGCCTTCCTCGTGGGCGACCAG atcTCCTTCGCCGACtacaacctgctggacctgctgcTGATCCACCAGGTGCTGGCCCCCGGCTGCCTGGACTCGCTGCCGCTGCTCAAGGCCTACGTGGACCGCCTGAGCGCCCGGCCCAAGCTCAAGGCCTTCCTGGCCTCCCCCGAGCACCTGAACCTCCCCATCAACGGCAACGGGAAGCAGTGA
- the GSTP1 gene encoding glutathione S-transferase P, whose amino-acid sequence MLLADQGQSWKEEVVPRETWMQSPLKASCLYGQLPKFQDGDLTLYQSNAILRHLGRTLGLYGKDARTAAQVDMVNDGVEDLRKRCSHLIHHNYEEGKAQYVQELPGRLKPFETLLAQNQGGQAFIVGDQISFADYNLLDFLLAHQLLAPGCLDLLPLLSAYVARLSARPKLKAFLASPEHVNRPVFRNRKI is encoded by the exons ATGCTGCTGGCTGACCAGGGCcagagctggaaggaggaggtggtgcccaGGGAGACCTGGATGCAGAGCCCGCTCAAGGCCTCGTGT CTGTACGGGCAGCTCCCCAAGTTCCAGGACGGAGACCTGACGCTGTACCAGTCCAACGCCATCCTGCGGCACCTGGGCCGCACTCTGg GGCTTTATGGCAAGGACGCGCGGACGGCGGCTCAGGTGGACATGGTGAATGACGGCGTGGAGGACCTCCGCAAGCGCTGCAGCCACCTCATCCACCACAACTAC GAAGAGGGCAAGGCCCAGTACGTCCAGGAGCTGCCCGGGCGCCTGAAGCCGTTTGAGACGCTGCTGGCCCAGAACCAGGGCGGCCAGGCCTTCATCGTGGGTGACCAG ATCTCCTTCGCCGACTACAACCTGCTGGACTTCCTCCTGGCCCACCAGCTCCTGGCCCCCGGCTGCCTGGACTTGCTGCCGCTGCTCTCGGCCTACGTGGCCCGCCTGAGCGCCCGGCCCAAGCTCAAGGCCTTCCTGGCCTCCCCCGAGCACGTGAACCGCCCCGTCTTTAGAAACCGCAAGATTTGA